CCCGACCGAACGAGCCTCGAGGCGCTCCGATCCCGGAGTCTGGATGTCGCACTGATCGCCTTCGCGCTGACCGACGCGCTCGGCAAGTACGCGGTGCCCCGTGCGATCGAGGCCCTGTCCTAGCCACCGAGCAACGCGGCGAGGGCGGAGATCGAAAGCGTCGCCACGAGCCCGCCCACCGTCAGCATCAGGCGGAGCTGCGAGGGGATCGGCGATCTCCCGAACGCGAAGTAGAGGAGCGGCCCCGCGAACGGCACGAGCAGCACCGCTGCCATCCAGCGCGCCCGGAACGAGATCGACTGCGACTCCTGCCGGATCAGGTCCCACAACGCGATCGTGACCCAGGCGGCGTAGAGGATGCCCGGCAGCACGTACCCGTAGAGGCCGATCAGCAGGCTCCACCACGAGGTGGCGAGCGGGGTTCCGAACACGGAGAGCTCCTTGTCGACGGTGGGCGGTGCCGGATCCATCGAGCCGACGGCTCGGATCCGATAGGGCTGTGGCACGCTCTGTTCCGGGATCGCCGGACGGGGCGGAGCGTTCTCGGGGTCGGGCATCGTCGGCTGGTCCGGCGGGGCCGGCTGTGTGCGCCAGTCGCCGTGCGGGAACGACCCGTCGAGCGCGTCGAGGAACCGAACCGCGGCGTTCAGCGTCGGCGCGATCGAACCACCGCCGATGTCGGCGAGCCACGAGTCGCAGCCGCGCAGCAGTTCGATCGCCGGCGGCGCCGTGCGTCCCGCGTCGTTGCCTTCGAAGCAGTCGGTGCCCGCGGCGGGCGCCCCGAGTGCGAGGTCGGCCAAACCCGACGCGCGCACGACGTTCTCGCGCACCTCGTTCCCGCTCGTGACCCACACGTTGCGATCGATGTTCGGGAGCACCGCGATGCCGTAGCTCTCGTGGTTCTGCACGAGGTTCCAGGCGATCAGGTTCCCGATCCCGCCGGTCACGAGGATGCCGGAGCCGAACGTCGGGTAGGTGAGCGCCTTCGTGTCGGCCGTGGTGGAGTTGTTGTCGTGCACGAAGTTTCCGGCGATCACCATCTCGCGCTGCGGGGGGTCTGCCTCGGAGTCCAGCGTGTTCGGCACGATGCCCGCGAGGTTGTGTCGCCACTCGCTGTTCACGATCGCGAGGTCGCCGCCGGCGTTCGTGCCGCTGTACCCGAGCGCGTTGTGCTCGGCGAGTACGTCTCGCACGACGGCGTGGCACGGGAAGCACTGTCCGATGTAGAAGCCCGAGTCCGGCGATCCGCCCGCGTAGGAGCGGTCGAACTGTCCCCAATCGGAGTCGTAGGCGAACACCCCGTAGTCGCCGTTGTTGTACGCCGTCAGGAACGACCCCCAGTAGCCGTGCACGTTCGTCCACTGCACCCCGTTCAGCAGATGGTTGCGGACGGTGAGATTCTCGATCGTGACGCCGTCGGCCTCGATGACGTGGATGCCGATCGCTCGCTCGAACCCTCCGTCGATCACGACGCGGTTGCGGTCCATGCCGCGGATCGTCAGGAACGGGGTCCTCACCGTGACCGACTCCCGATAGACGCCGGCATCGATCAGCACCATGCCTCCCGGCCGGGCGGCGTCGACCGCCTCCTGGATCGTGGCGGCGTCGTTCGGTACCAGCACCGTCTCGGCGAACCCGCCGGGGACGGCCTCGCGCCCCGGTCCGACGTCGCCGTTTGACCCCGGCAGGGGCACGTCCCCCACGAGCACGACGCCCGCCATGCCGGAGCCGGGCGCGCCGTGGTACTCGCAGAAGTACGAGAAGACGCCAGGTTCCTCGAACGTCATGTCGTACTCGTCGCCGGGCTCGAGGGCGCCCGAGTCCCACGAACCGTCGTCGGCCCGCACGGTGTGCGCCGTCTGCCCGCCCATCGTCCACTCGACGGTGTCGCCGGGCTCGACCCGCACGACGGGCGGGGAGAACAGGTTGTCGATCGCGCTGACCGTGGCGCCGTAGCCCTCGGTGCCCACGGCCGGCGTCGCGACCGCGAGGGTCGCCAGTGCGCCGGCGAACACGAGCGCGATCGAGCGGCGGCCGACCATCGAAGCCGAACGCTAGCACCACCTCGTCGGCCATCCTCGGCGGAGAGTACCCTCGTCGCGATGACGCCTGAACGTCTCACGAGCCTCGACGCGAGCTTCCTGTACCTGGAGACCCCCGCCGTGCACATGCACGTCGCCGGCATCTCGGTCTTCGATCCGCGCGACGACGGCCCCCTCACCTACGACGACGTGCAACGCGTCGTGGAGGCAAGGCTGCATCTCGCCCCGAGGCTGCGTCAGCGAGTGATGCGCGTGCCGTTCGGGATCGCGCGTCCGCTTTGGGTCGACGACGATCGATTCGACCTCGATTTTCACTTGCGGCGGGCCGCGATCCCGACCCCGGGCGGGAGGTTCCAGCTCGAGCGTGCCGTCGGACGCGTGCTCTCGCGCCCGCTCGACCCCGCCAAGCCGTTGTGGGAGCTCTACGTCTTCGAGGGCCTCGCGGAACGGCGCACCGCCGTGCTCCTGAAGATGCACCATGCGCTCGCAGACGGCATCTCCGGCATGACGATCGCCTCGGCGCTGTTCGACCTCGCGCCCGACGCCGAGATCGGCACGCCGCCGACCACGCAGTGGACCGCCGCGCCTCCCCCGACGCGCGACGAGTTGCTGCGTGATGCTGCCCAAGACCTGGTGCTCCACCCGCTCGAGGCGATCGGCCACGCCGTGGGGACCCCGGCCCGGACGCTGGCCGTCGTGGCCGAGACGCTCTCGGGGGTTCGCGATGTGGTCGATATGGGTGCCCCGCCGGCGGGGCCCTTCGACACGGTGATCGGACCGGCACGACGGTTCGCGATGGCCGAGGCGTCGTTCTCCCGGATCCGCGAGATCAAGCGATCCCTGGGTGGGACCGTGAACGACGTCGTGCTCACGGCCGTGGCGGGCGGCCTGCACGACCTGCTCGAACACCGAGGCGAGGAGACGCGTGGGCGCACGCTGCGTGTGATGGTGCCGGTATCGGTGCGATCGAAGGCGGAGCAAGGCGAGGTGGGCAACCGCGTCGCCCCCGCGTTCGTCGACGTGCCGGTCGGGCGGCTCCGGGCGCGCACACGGCTCCAGCGTGTGCGCCGCGCCACCGGTCAGCTGAAGGAATCGTCGATGGCCGTGGGAGCCGACTCGATCATCGGGCTCGGGGCGTACGCGCCGCCGGCGCTGCATGCGATGGCGGCCCGACTCGCGAGTCGAGGTCGCTGGTTCAACCTCGTGGTGTCGAACGTGCCGGCTCCGCAGGTACCGCTGTACCTCGCGGGCGCGCCGCTCGTCGCGAACTACCCCGCGATGCCGCTGGGCGAGCGCAGTGGACTCTCCGTCGCGTGCACGAGCCTCGCCGGCACGATGGCCTTCGGTCTCACCGCCGACTGGGACTCGCTCCCCGACGTCGACGTCCTCGCCAGGGGCATCGAGACCGCCATCGACGAGCTCGAGAAGGCGGCGGCCGCCCGACCGCGAGCCTGAGTCAGCCCAGGGCCTCGGCGTACCAGTCGGCGACCTCCGTGAGCCATCGGCTCGGTGCCTCCATCTGCGGCACGTGGCCGAGATCAGGGAAGATTCGCGCCCGCCACGTGGGGTGCTCGCGCAGCGCCGCCTCCGCATAGGCGGCCGGGACCAGCCGGTCGCGCCGGCCGTGCACCACGAAGACGGGGCATCGAACCCCGTCCATCGCCCGGCGCGCCACGTCGGGCCGGCAACCGAGCCGTCGCAGCGACCGCCATGCGTCCTGGAACGCCGCCGGCGCGTCCGGGTCCCGAGCCCGTTGCCTCATCTGATCGGCCGTGAGTCGGACGATCTCCTCGGGGATCGAACTCGGATCGGCCGCGATGAGACGGAATCCTAGTCGCACCGCGCGCTCGGCCTCGATCCGGCGCATCCTCGCCTCGAGCACGAGCGGCCCGAGCCCGGGCGTGTCGTAGGCGGCGAACCCGGCGATCACCACCGGATGCGGGAGAGCGCCACGGACCCACGGGAACGGCGAGTTCGTGAGGACCAGACCAGCGATCGAACCTGGCTCGACCGCCGCGTGGAGGATGCCGATCACCCCGCCCATCGAGTTCCCCACGAGCACGACACGCCCGGTCGCACGGCCCGCAACGAACCGGGAGAGCGCCCGGCGTTCGTCCATCAGGCCGGAACCGCGCCCCGCACGCGGCGAGGAGCCGAACCCGGGGAGGTCGAGGGCGATCACGCGCCCGAGGCCCGCGAGGCCGGGAGCAACCTGTAGCCAGTTGACGTGCGAGCCCCCGAGCCCGTGGACGAGCACGAACGTCGTGTCCTGCGGTCCTTCCCACTCCCGGAAGGCGACCGGCCCGTCGATGTATGCGGTGCGCAATTCGGGCAGATCGAGGCTCATCCCGACAGGCTACCGGCGCCCACAGATCCGCCTCGTTGACGGGAACGGCACATCCGGGCGCGTCCGCGCATCGAACGTCCAGTGAGGAGCGGGACGAACGGGAAGGTTTGCGCAGCTCACGGCGTTGGAAGATATACCTGAGCCGGGGCGAGGGGGACGAGATGGCCGAGATGCCGAACCGGGGAGACGGCGGTCGAGGCAGCCTTCACGAGACCTCCACACCCCTTCAGCTTTACAAACGCCAGTCGAACCCTTTACCATACGCACGAGCGGCTGCCAAGGCGTTTTCTTCCGCGCGCCTCGATCCCCTGCGGCCGGTACCGTCCGAACGACCGAGGAACCCGAGTTCCCGAGGACCGACGACGTCGCTTCATGCGATCGAGCGGCCTCGAGGAGGAGCGTGATACGAAGTGCCGGAGCCAGCGCGTCCCCTTGGGACCGATGACGCCGATGACCTGCGCCTCTACCTGGAGGCGGCGGCTCGCGAGCCGCTGCTCACGAAGGAGGAAGAGGTCGAACTCGCCATGACGATCGAGGCGGGCAAGGAGGCAGAGGAGCGCCTCCGCGCCGGGCGTCTGCGGTCCGAGAAGAGCATCGCGAAGGCTCGCCGTGACGTCCGTACGGCCGAGGCCGCGCGTCAGCGATTCATCATGGCCAACCTACGACTGGTCGTGTCCGTGGCCCGGAAGTACCAGGGCCAGGGCCTGCCGCTCCTCGACCTGATCCAAGAGGGGAACATCGGGCTCATGCGCGCGGTCGAGCTGTTCGACTGGCGCCGAGGGTTCAAGTTCTCGACCTACGCCACGTGGTGGATCCGCCAGGGCATCACGCGCGCGATCGCCGATCGCTCGCGCTCGATCCGTCTGCCGGTGCACATCCACGACCGGCTCCGCAAGCTGAACCGCACGCGGTTCCAGTTCGCTCAGTCGATGGGTCGCGAGCCCTCCCGCGAGGAGCTCGCCAAGGCGCTCGACACCACGGTCGAGGAGATCGATGACCTCACCGAGATGGGTCGTCGTGAGCCGCTGTCGCTGCAATCGCCCGTGGGCGAGGACACGGAGCTCGGCGATCTGATCGAGGAGGTCGACTCCGACGCCGCGTTCAACGAGGTCGAGGACGCGCTGCTCCGCGAGGAGATCGGCGGCGCGGTCGACCGCGTGCTCGACGAGCGTGAGCGTCACGTGGTGGCGCTGCGCTACGGACTCGAGAACGGGCAGCCGCTCAGCCTGCGCGAGACCGGCAAGGTGCTCGGTCTCTCCGGGGAGCGTGTGCGGCTGATCGAGCGTGAGGCGCTGCGCAAGCTGCGCGACTCGAACCTGATCAGCGCGGTGGCGCTGGGCTAGCCCGCACGCCACCAAACTCCACCGACGAGCGGCCTTCGGGGCCGCTCGCCGCGTTCTCAGGCAGGTCCAGAACCCACGATGGACGGGGAGACCCCTCTACGTCCAGGGGGGATGCACGACATCACGCCCACCAAGGAAGCCGAGCTGCGGATGGCAGCATCAGGCGCACCGTGAACGACGTGCATGGACACGGTACCGGCGACGAGGTGCGCAAGCAGGTAGAGGTGGGGCTCAAGGCTGTCGTGCGGGACGCGGATCTCGTGACGCGTCAGAGCGGGGACGAGCAGCGTCGAGGCGTCGATCAACGCCGTGGTGCGTCGCATCGGATCCGCGCTCGAGCAACCGCTCGGGCGGCAGGTGGGCGACGTCGGGATGCAGGCCAGCATCGGCTGGAGCGTCTTCCCGTACGCCGGCGACGATGCCCGCACTCTGCCTCGCCTGGCCGACGAGTCGATGTACCGGCGCAAGCGCGGCCGCCCGACGATGACGAGCCTCGAGCAGCGTGCGTGAGCGAACGTGGGCCCGTGTCTCCCGCACGCTACGATGCCGCGCGTGGCTGACGATGCGTTGATCGGATCGATCCTCTCGGCTGTGATCGGCGAGGACGAGGCGATCGCCACTCCCTTCGGGTTGCGGCGCGTCATCTACGCCGACTACACGGCCTCGGGGCGGTCGCTCTCGTTCATCGAGGACTTCATCCGCGATGCTGTGCTCCCGCTCTACGCGAACACGCACACCGAGTCGAGCGGCACGGGGCTGCAGACGACGCGGTTCCGTGAGGATGCGCGGCGCATCGTGCGAGCATCGTGCGGCGCGAACGACCGCGACCACGCGGTGGTCTTCTGCGGCAGCGGGTCGACCGGGGCGATCGCCAAGTTGATCGATTGCCTGGGCCTGCGGCTGCCCGCAGGTCTCGACGACCGGTACGCGTTGCTCGACCGCATCCCGAGGTCGGAACGCCCGGTGGTGTTCATCGGTCCCTACGAGCACCATTCCAACGACCTGCCATGGAGGGAATCGATCGCGGACCTCGTCACGGTGCCCGAGGACCATGACGGCCGCATCGACCTGGCGGCCCTCGAGCGTTCCCTGCGGGAGCACGCGGGTCGTCCGCTGAAGATCGGGAGCTTCTCGGCGGCGTCCAACGTGACCGGCATCCTGTCCGACGTCCCGGCGCTCTCGGCCGTGTTGCGACGTCACGGGGTCCTGTCGTGCTGGGACTACGCCGCGGCTGCTCCGTACGTCGAGATCGAGATGACGCCCGGCGGCGACGAGCGTGCCGCGCTCGACGCGATCTTCGTCTCCCCGCACAAGTTCGTCGGGGGGCCTGGCACGCCGGGGGTGCTCGTGGCCCGGCGCGAGCTCTTCGGCAATCGGGTGCCGAGCGTTCCTGGCGGGGGGACCGTCGCCTACGTGAACCCCACCGAGCACGTGTACCTCGAAGACATCGAGCATCGGGAAGAGGGTGGCACCCCCGACATCGTCGGGTCGATCCGGGCGGGTCTCGTCTTCCAGCTGAAGCGCGCCGTCGGCGCAGAGGCGATCCGACGGCGCGAGGAGTCGTTCACGCATCGGGCGATGCATCGATGGGAGGAGAACCCGGCGATCGAGATCCTCGGGAGCCAAGACCTTTCGCGGCTGTCGATCGTGTCGTTCGTCGTCCGGCACGAGGGACGCTACCTGCACCACAACTTCGTGGTCGCGGTCTTGAACGACCTGTTCGGCGTGCAGGCGCGAGGAGGGTGCTCCTGCGCAGGCCCCTACGGACACCGGCTGCTCGGCATCGATCTCGACACGTCGCACGAGTTCGAGCGCGAGATCGCCCGCGGGTGCGAGGGCATCAAACCGGGGTGGGTGCGGGTGAACTTCAACTACTTCATCACCGAGGCCGTGTTCGAGTACGTGCTCGACGCGGTGGACTTGATCGCGACGCACGGCTGGCGGCTGCTGCCCCGGTATCGCTTCGATCCGGCGACGGGCATGTGGCACCACGAGGACGGCCAGCCGGAGCCCCCGATGTCGCTCGACGACGTCGGGTACGCGGGAGGCGAGATGGCGTTCACCGGCCACCGCTACCGGGCGCCCGAGTCGGCCCTGGCCGGCTACCTCGACGAGGCCCGAGCCGTGCTCGCCGCGCCGCCGTCGCCGATGTTGCGTGACGCGCGCGTCGAGGTCGGCGAGGACTTCGAGCACCTGCGATGGTTCTGGCTGCCCGAGGAGATCGCCGCCCGAGTCTGAGCCGGCGGGCGTCTACCGGCGACCGATTGCACGATCGAGCGCCACGCGCAGCAGACCGAGCTGGGTCATCGAGTCGAAGAGCTCGCCGGACCGGACCGCCTCGACGGCGTCGGCGAACGGCATCCAGCGCAGCGCGAGCACCTCGGTCCCGTCGGGTTCGGGTTCGCCCTCACTGAGGCCGATCGCAACGTAGAGGACACCGGTCTCGTCGGTCGCCGAGTTGGCGAGGGAGAATCGCATCAGCTCGCGCCACGTCGCCGCCCGGTAGCCGGTCTCCTCGGCGAGCTCCCGGCGTGCCCCCTCGAGCGGGTCGTCGCCGATCGGCACCCCGCCCTCGGGGATCTCCCAGGAGTACCGCTCGAGTGTGTACCGGTACTGTCCGACGAGGAGCACCCGGTCGTGCTCGTCGAGCGCGACCACGCCCACGGCGTGCGTGCGCGGGTGGACGACGCCGTAGACGCCGGGCTCCCCGTCGGGCCGCAGCACCTCGTCGTGATACACCTGGATCCACTCGTTCTCGTAGGCCAGCGACCGCGAGGTGCGCGTCCATGGGCTCGGCATGTCATCGGGCGGGATCACGACGGGCCTCCGGCGATCGTCCGGGCGCGCGCGACGGCGACCTCGAGCGCGACGCGGAAACGCTCGCGGAACGTCGTCGGCGATTCCCCGGGATGTGGCACGAGCGCGTCGCCGTAGACCACCCCCAGCGTGTGGCGTCGCAGCAGCGACGTCCGATCGAGGCCGGAGCGTGGCCAGACGTCGTGCGTACCCCAGATCCCCACCGGCACGACGGGTGCTCCAGACGGGATCGCGATGCGCGTGAGTCCCGAGCGGATGCGCTGGAGCCCGTCCTCGGGATCGTCGCCCACCCGTCCCTCGGGGAAGATGCCGACGCACGAACCGCTCTCTGCGGCCGCCACGGCGTCGGCGAGGGCGCCGGTGTCGCCGGTGCCTCGGCGGATCGGAACCTGTCGCGCCTGCACGAGGATCCAGCCGATCACCCCCCGGAAGACCTCGGCCGCGATCAGGTTACGGGTCGCGCGCCATCGGTGGGTGCCCGTGACGGCCGAGACCGCCGGACCGTCGAGCACGCTCAGGTGGTTCGGGGCGAGGATCACCGCGCCGCTCTTGGGAACGTGCTCGATGCCCTCGATGCGGATCCTGAAGACGATCGACATCACGGCGCGCACCAGTGGCGCGCCGAGCGTCCAGATCCAGTTCATCTCTCGCTCGTGCACGCGCGGATGCTACCGGGCTGCCCGAACCGCGGTCGGGGCGTTCAGACGTCGACCCCCGGGAAGACCACCACCGACCGGATCACCTCGCCCCCCAGCATGGCCCGCACCGCCTCGTTCAGGTCTTCTTCGGTGAGCGCGATCTCGCGGGTCACCATCGCATCGAGGTCCAAGGAGCCTTCGATCGCCCACCGCGCCATCCGGGGGAAGTCCTCGTGCGGGATCGGATCGCCTCCATCGGTGACGAGAAGGTTCACCTTGTGCGGATATGCCGCTCGATCCGAGCCGTTCCAGGGGATCGTGACCTCGCTCGGGACGGGTGGGACGCCGATCGCGACGGCGGTGCCCGCGAAGCCGAGCATCTCCACCGCCTGGCGCACGCACTCGGGCCGACCCACCGCCTCGAGGGCCACGTCGACGCCCTCGCCACCGGTCAACCGGCGGACCGCCCCGACGGGATCGCCCGCCGATGCGTCGACCGTGTCGGTGGCTCCGAACCCGACAGCCCACTCGAGCTTCGCCGGCACGACGTCGACCGCGATCAGCCTCGTCGCGCCGGCGATCCGCGACCCCTGCAGGGCCGCGAGGCCGATGCCGCCGAGGCCGATCACCGCGACCGTCGCGCCCGGCCACACCTTCGCGGTCTGGATCGAAGCTCCGACCCCGGTCGAGACGCCGCAGCCGAGCAGGCAGGCGCGGGAGAGGGCGAGGGCGTCGGGCATCGGGACGATCTGTGGCTCCGTCACCACGGTGTGGGTCGCCAGGGTGCCGCAGTGCAGAACGCCGGTGAGCACCTGCCCACCCGCGCGATGGAGGCGCGGCGGCTGGTGCAGCTCATGTCCGCATCGGCGCGGCGCACCTCGCAGGCACTGTCGGCACCGCCCGCACGGCACCGCCCAGGTGATGACGACGCGGTCGCCGGCGGCCACGGAGGTGACCCCGTTGCCGACGGCCTCGACGACGCCGGCCCCTTCGTGGCCGAGCAGCATCGGCCAGGGCGCGCCCCAGTTCCCGTGCTCGATCGCCCACACATCGCTGTGACACACGCCGCTCGCTGCGAGCCGCACGAGGACCTCGCCGGGTCCGGGATCGTCCACCACGATCGGCTCGACACGGATCGCGGCGCCCCGGTGGTCGACCACCGCTCCGAGGCCGTCCCTCTTCATGGGTCCCCCTGCTCGCCGAGAGGCGGCCATGCTAGCGTCAGCCGCGTGGACATCCATGCGTTGCGGGAGCTCGCCGCCGCCCGGTACGGAAGGTTCGTCTCGGAGCTCGAGGAGATGGTCAACGTCGACTGCGGCTCGTACACGCCCGACGGCGTGAACGCGATCGCCGACCTGTGCGAGTCGCGGATGCGGGCGCGCGGATGGTCGGTCGAGCGCCGCGCCCACGAGCCCGGCGAAGACGAGCCCCAGCTCGGCGATCTCGTGATCGGGACCCTCGAGGGTGGTGGGGGGCCGAACGTGCTGCTCGTCGGGCATATGGACACCGTGTTCGACGAAGGCACCGTGGCCGAGCGACCGTTCCGCATCGAGGGCGACCTCGCGCGGGGGCCGGGAGTGTCCGACATGAAGGGCGGATTGCTGACCGGATTCCATGCGGTCGACGTACTGCAGGACGCCCGATTCGTCGGATTCGGCCGCATCACCTACGTTTGCAACCCCGACGAGGAGATCGGCTCGCCGACGTCGGGACCGGTGATCCGAGCGCTCGCGCCCGCGCACGACGCGGCGTTCGTGCTGGAAGGGGCCCGGGCCAACGGCGACATCGTGAGTGCCCGCAAGGGCATCACGGACTACGCGATCGAGTTCGTCGGGCGCGCGGCGCATGCCGGCGTCGAGCCCGAGAAGGGGGCGAACGCGGTGCTCGCGGCCGCGAAAGCGACGATCGCGATGCAGGCGCTGAACGGTCGCTGGCCTGGCGTGACCGTGAACGTCGGCGTCGCTCGGGGGGGCACCCGCACGAACGTGGTGGCTGAACGCTGCATCCTCCAGGTCGACCTGCGTTCGCCCGAGCTCGCGACCCTCGAGGAGGCCGAGACCGAGATCGATCGCATCTGCGCAGCCCACGGTGTGACCGGCGTGACCGCGCGGGTCGAGGGTAACGGGTGGCACCGCCCGATGGAGAAGCAGGAGGGCGGCGCCCGTCTCGCGGCACTCGCGATCGAGATCGCGTCGGAGCTCGGGTTCGAGCTGCGCGACGCCGCCACGGGCGGCGCGAGCGACGCCAACACGACGAGCGCCGCCGGCACGCCGACGATCGACGGGCTCGGGCCGATCGGGGGCGACGACCATGCTCCGGCCGAGTGGCTCGACCTCACGAGCGTCGTGCCTCGCGTGACCTTGCTCGCGGGGTTGATCTCGAGGGCCTGACGATGCACGACGAGCTCGGCCCGCCATTCGTCGAGGATTACCGCGAGCTCGTCGAAGGCATCCCCGCGATCGTGTACATCGATCACCCCGACGAGTTCTCCACGAACTTCTACACGAGCCCGCAGGCCGAGGCGCTGCTCGGCTATACGCAGGAGGAGTGGGGCGACCCTGAACTCTGGATGCGCGTCATGCATCCCGACGACGCCGACGCGGTCCGCGAGGAGAACGATCGCTCGAACAGCGACGGCCAGCCGTTCCACGCCGAGTATCGAATCGTCGCCAAGGACGGGCGCATCGTGTGGATCCGCGACCATGCGCTCCTCGTGCGCGATGAGCACGGCGAACCGATGTACTGGCGCGGCCTGATGCTCGACGTTACCGCCGAGAAGGAGGCCGAGGAGAAGCTGCGGTGGAGCCTCGAGGTGCTGCGTCGCACGATCGAGCAGCGTCGCGAGCTGGCGCAGAAGATCGAGACTGCGCAGGAAGAGGAACGCCGCCGGATCGCGGCCGACATCCACGACGATCCGATCCAGGTGATGAGCGCGGTCGACCTGCGGCTCGCGATGCTGGCCGAGCAGCCCGAGACGATCACGACCGCCGCCCTGGGCGAGCTGCAGTCGACGGTGCGCGGGTCGATCGAGCGGCTGCGATCGCTCGTGTTCGAGCTACGGCCGGCGGCGCTGGACAGCGAGGGTCTCGTCGTCGCGATCGATCAGTACCTCGCCCGTTCGGCGAAGGAGACCGGTTGGACCCACGAAGTGGTCGATGAGCTCACCCAGGAACCGGAGGCCGAGCTGCGGGCGGCGCTCTATCGCATCGTGCAGGAAGCCGTCGCGAACGCTCACAAGCACGCGGACGCGCGGCACGTCTCGGTGTGCCTCACGACGGCGGGGGACGGGGTGACGGTGGTCGTGGCCGACGACGGATCTGGGTTCGACACCGAGGGCGTGGGCACGCCCGTGCCAGGGCATCTCGGGCTCGCAACGATGATCGAGCGCGCCGAACTGGTCGGCGGGTGGTGTCGCGTCTCCAGCGCCGCCGACGCCGGGACCACGGTGGGGTGCTGGCTCCCGTCGGACGGGAACCCCGACGTCTGAGACCTGCCCGATCGTCAGTCGGGCTCGAGCGCCGGGGCGAGTACGGGCGCCGACTCGTTCGCCACCACGAGCAGATCGGCGTCGAAGACGGCCCGGAATCGTTGCGCCACGGCGCGTGGGCGCCACCCGCTCGGCACCGGCGCGACCACCTCGAAGCCGCCGCGCCTCCAGTTGCAGGAGATCGGAGACGGG
This genomic stretch from Actinomycetota bacterium harbors:
- a CDS encoding M20 family metallopeptidase; its protein translation is MDIHALRELAAARYGRFVSELEEMVNVDCGSYTPDGVNAIADLCESRMRARGWSVERRAHEPGEDEPQLGDLVIGTLEGGGGPNVLLVGHMDTVFDEGTVAERPFRIEGDLARGPGVSDMKGGLLTGFHAVDVLQDARFVGFGRITYVCNPDEEIGSPTSGPVIRALAPAHDAAFVLEGARANGDIVSARKGITDYAIEFVGRAAHAGVEPEKGANAVLAAAKATIAMQALNGRWPGVTVNVGVARGGTRTNVVAERCILQVDLRSPELATLEEAETEIDRICAAHGVTGVTARVEGNGWHRPMEKQEGGARLAALAIEIASELGFELRDAATGGASDANTTSAAGTPTIDGLGPIGGDDHAPAEWLDLTSVVPRVTLLAGLISRA
- a CDS encoding PAS domain-containing protein, giving the protein MHDELGPPFVEDYRELVEGIPAIVYIDHPDEFSTNFYTSPQAEALLGYTQEEWGDPELWMRVMHPDDADAVREENDRSNSDGQPFHAEYRIVAKDGRIVWIRDHALLVRDEHGEPMYWRGLMLDVTAEKEAEEKLRWSLEVLRRTIEQRRELAQKIETAQEEERRRIAADIHDDPIQVMSAVDLRLAMLAEQPETITTAALGELQSTVRGSIERLRSLVFELRPAALDSEGLVVAIDQYLARSAKETGWTHEVVDELTQEPEAELRAALYRIVQEAVANAHKHADARHVSVCLTTAGDGVTVVVADDGSGFDTEGVGTPVPGHLGLATMIERAELVGGWCRVSSAADAGTTVGCWLPSDGNPDV
- a CDS encoding alcohol dehydrogenase catalytic domain-containing protein; its protein translation is MKRDGLGAVVDHRGAAIRVEPIVVDDPGPGEVLVRLAASGVCHSDVWAIEHGNWGAPWPMLLGHEGAGVVEAVGNGVTSVAAGDRVVITWAVPCGRCRQCLRGAPRRCGHELHQPPRLHRAGGQVLTGVLHCGTLATHTVVTEPQIVPMPDALALSRACLLGCGVSTGVGASIQTAKVWPGATVAVIGLGGIGLAALQGSRIAGATRLIAVDVVPAKLEWAVGFGATDTVDASAGDPVGAVRRLTGGEGVDVALEAVGRPECVRQAVEMLGFAGTAVAIGVPPVPSEVTIPWNGSDRAAYPHKVNLLVTDGGDPIPHEDFPRMARWAIEGSLDLDAMVTREIALTEEDLNEAVRAMLGGEVIRSVVVFPGVDV